In the Pyrolobus fumarii 1A genome, one interval contains:
- a CDS encoding AAA family ATPase, protein MRYYAFIRSFTIQGFKSIKHLSLTLNPGLNILVGANAAGKSNILEALYFLRHALVDEADSIPYRPHAPLYWSALDLLYQRDPTTPLRLGLSIDVYRVEGGACSVNKLEYMVTFAYDEAGDTLYPVEHRIMLDDSLVLEVSTDRVKTYTRHDVAERAGVKGRREDEWIVTEIEWRAPRPLIPWRMPLQQYCSMRGSLWRCELRLMWSEKRVVFVVPEEGSSCRRPIGYSYTAPSLMMLFSHIVRILSGIVMLKHPDIAAIGEPRPFTGAKRLDVRARNLAEVLLTLIAERGALPERIADALRELFPGCSVKVETGFGRVALVATENGLRLPPPNMPDGLVKLLAILAAIELNPTLLLIDEIENSLHAKMLEYLVDELDSLQIPVIVATHSPIPVDLVDPEDVIVVKREAQGTTASRLPDPQKLRETLAREGILLSDYVIYHETGG, encoded by the coding sequence GTGAGATACTATGCGTTCATTCGGAGCTTCACGATACAAGGGTTCAAGTCGATAAAACATCTTAGTTTAACGCTAAATCCTGGTCTAAACATACTCGTGGGTGCAAATGCAGCTGGTAAAAGCAACATTCTTGAGGCATTGTACTTTCTACGGCATGCGCTAGTGGACGAGGCGGACTCTATACCTTACCGCCCACATGCGCCGCTATACTGGTCGGCTCTCGACCTGTTATACCAGCGTGACCCTACCACGCCACTTCGCCTTGGCCTCTCCATTGACGTGTACCGGGTCGAAGGAGGAGCCTGTAGCGTCAACAAGCTCGAGTACATGGTGACTTTCGCGTACGACGAGGCTGGTGACACGCTATATCCGGTCGAGCATCGTATCATGTTAGATGATAGTCTGGTTCTCGAGGTTAGTACTGATAGGGTTAAAACATACACTAGACATGATGTCGCGGAGAGGGCGGGTGTAAAAGGCCGGAGGGAGGATGAATGGATTGTAACCGAGATCGAGTGGAGGGCTCCACGTCCGCTCATACCCTGGAGGATGCCATTACAACAGTATTGTAGTATGCGGGGGAGCTTGTGGCGCTGTGAGCTTCGTTTAATGTGGAGCGAGAAGCGTGTGGTGTTTGTAGTGCCGGAGGAGGGCAGCTCATGCAGACGTCCCATAGGCTACTCTTATACGGCCCCATCTCTCATGATGCTATTCTCGCACATCGTTAGGATATTGAGTGGCATAGTTATGCTCAAACACCCTGATATCGCAGCAATAGGCGAGCCGAGACCCTTCACTGGTGCAAAGAGGCTCGATGTGAGGGCGCGTAACCTCGCGGAGGTACTCCTCACTTTGATTGCGGAAAGGGGTGCACTCCCTGAGAGAATAGCGGATGCGCTACGTGAACTATTCCCGGGTTGTAGCGTGAAAGTGGAAACGGGGTTTGGGAGAGTCGCGCTGGTAGCCACCGAGAATGGGCTTAGGCTACCGCCCCCCAACATGCCGGATGGTCTCGTAAAACTGCTTGCGATACTTGCCGCTATAGAGCTTAACCCGACGCTGCTACTCATTGACGAGATAGAAAATAGCCTCCATGCAAAGATGCTAGAGTACCTCGTTGACGAGCTTGACTCGCTACAAATACCGGTTATAGTCGCGACGCACTCTCCGATACCAGTAGACCTCGTCGACCCGGAGGATGTCATTGTAGTGAAGAGGGAGGCGCAGGGCACGACAGCCTCGAGGCTACCAGACCCGCAGAAGCTGCGTGAGACTCTCGCACGTGAAGGTATACTCCTTAGCGACTATGTGATATACCACGAGACCGGGGGTTAA
- a CDS encoding RNA-binding protein gives MSDTRSDYRLLVAEHAVSLLEGIVRGRRIPAPIDWEEAARLLREARGIVKRMRFSFMPATMLARSPDAKSLQEIAKRLVDVVLPREWVERLRGDQRARMPIAEARYAIRTLYTLPARLALGDDNNPLYAVDIECVRIITVSKIRGAERLYVTKAQGTLPYTIVTNIQDVKQGEVRAAAVLPPREFMGYISEAMYCSKPLQDCQVGKRPSPDQVEKGEVTRIVYEIAAQVPGS, from the coding sequence ATGAGCGACACGAGGAGCGACTATAGGCTGCTGGTGGCTGAGCACGCCGTTTCGCTCCTCGAGGGTATCGTGAGGGGTAGGAGGATACCGGCTCCCATAGACTGGGAGGAGGCTGCGCGGCTATTGCGCGAGGCTCGGGGGATAGTGAAGAGGATGCGGTTTAGCTTCATGCCCGCGACGATGCTAGCTAGGAGCCCGGATGCCAAGAGCCTACAGGAGATCGCCAAGAGGCTCGTGGATGTGGTGTTGCCGCGCGAGTGGGTGGAGAGGCTGCGTGGAGACCAGCGCGCGAGGATGCCGATAGCTGAGGCGCGGTACGCTATACGCACGCTCTATACGCTCCCGGCTCGCCTCGCGCTAGGCGACGATAACAACCCGCTGTATGCTGTTGACATCGAGTGCGTCCGTATAATCACGGTATCCAAGATAAGGGGTGCGGAGAGGCTCTACGTGACCAAGGCTCAGGGTACCCTCCCGTACACGATAGTCACGAACATCCAGGATGTCAAGCAGGGCGAGGTGAGAGCCGCGGCCGTGCTACCACCACGCGAGTTCATGGGGTATATCAGCGAGGCAATGTACTGTAGTAAGCCGCTGCAAGACTGCCAGGTGGGCAAGAGACCCTCGCCAGACCAGGTAGAGAAGGGAGAAGTGACACGCATCGTGTACGAGATAGCAGCGCAGGTACCCGGCAGCTAG
- a CDS encoding asparagine synthase C-terminal domain-containing protein codes for MKLPCDAIGELLLDAVTRFVRSTGCDCIALSGGIDTSFVALAAHLAYAKLRGVTVYYAGGLPRDLYYASFVARRLGIEQEYVMVDYSFIASRAALVLECTRRRDYIELRNDVVFLAAIEWSLEKHCKCLLTGDGGDELLAGYSFLRLLDSRSLREAILRLGVRGRYPSLELAECIGARVEAPLLNDEVVEIVTSAPIECIRGWLLEGKHPLRAILEKYGLWPVATRTKTPAESGAGTDTLSHRTLEVITGLQLDDLHGA; via the coding sequence TTGAAGCTACCCTGCGACGCCATCGGCGAACTCCTGCTTGACGCTGTGACAAGGTTTGTCCGGAGCACAGGTTGCGACTGCATAGCGTTGAGCGGCGGGATAGACACTAGTTTCGTTGCCCTTGCTGCACACCTTGCATATGCCAAACTGCGTGGAGTCACAGTCTACTATGCGGGTGGGCTGCCACGCGACCTTTACTACGCGAGTTTCGTAGCCCGGCGGCTCGGCATCGAGCAAGAATATGTGATGGTAGACTACAGCTTCATCGCATCTAGGGCAGCTCTTGTACTAGAGTGCACCCGGCGCCGCGACTATATCGAGTTGCGTAACGATGTTGTATTCCTAGCTGCTATAGAGTGGAGCCTTGAAAAGCACTGCAAGTGTCTTCTCACCGGCGACGGCGGTGATGAGCTTCTCGCCGGGTATAGCTTTCTTCGCCTGCTCGACTCGCGCAGCCTTCGCGAAGCTATTCTAAGGCTAGGAGTGCGGGGAAGATACCCATCGCTAGAGCTGGCAGAGTGTATAGGAGCGAGGGTAGAGGCGCCACTACTCAACGACGAGGTTGTTGAGATAGTCACCTCTGCGCCCATAGAGTGTATCCGTGGCTGGCTCCTCGAGGGTAAACACCCGCTACGCGCAATCCTAGAGAAGTACGGACTATGGCCGGTCGCCACACGCACCAAGACACCCGCAGAGTCGGGCGCAGGAACAGACACCCTGAGCCACAGGACGCTAGAAGTGATAACAGGATTACAGCTAGACGACCTACACGGAGCATAA
- a CDS encoding restriction endonuclease: protein MYTNTLERLAKLCVEGADDVEKLSAYFTLLFLYHEEGRPSKEETSSFLYNLKEVIQGLGFSENQAKSAIDQLRDILEAYLNFLCNLPWESNKVADKVKAFIENILSSRCVYAAKLHLDKLKAIINNANDNTRRAIIELRNLLIKYANRIYGLKLEATEEAPLALAVGEFKLKELFKVDSAFNVERLLQSMGIGVGYEWSSRRHHYRKFMLFPAFFSLATLDEWSQHVKMSEERSDDEAEFSPSSISDVTSGVIRAREDLEHVVARALRALGFQVWVNVRKAARRGAAIEVDVWAEKRISDTRFKVYVSCKNWNRDVDRSVVDEEFGRVFNLQEVPHLRILVVKSMSRPAKEVAEADGFFVIEVGEKATRSNADEVYKLIYKRLSDIFTSIAPPQLLEIAKRVGETAKELNKIAKELAKLSQSY from the coding sequence ATGTATACGAATACCTTAGAAAGGCTAGCAAAACTTTGTGTTGAAGGTGCTGATGATGTCGAAAAACTATCGGCGTACTTTACGCTTTTATTTCTTTATCATGAAGAAGGTAGACCAAGTAAAGAAGAAACCTCGTCTTTCCTGTATAATTTAAAAGAAGTTATCCAGGGTCTTGGTTTTAGCGAAAACCAAGCAAAGAGCGCCATTGACCAATTACGTGACATTCTAGAAGCATATTTAAACTTCCTATGTAATCTACCGTGGGAGTCAAATAAAGTCGCTGACAAAGTCAAAGCTTTTATCGAGAATATACTTAGCAGCCGGTGCGTGTATGCTGCAAAGTTACACCTTGACAAGCTAAAAGCTATTATAAATAATGCTAATGACAATACAAGAAGAGCCATAATTGAACTCAGGAATCTCCTGATAAAATATGCAAACAGAATCTACGGTCTTAAACTAGAAGCAACAGAGGAAGCACCTTTGGCACTTGCAGTAGGAGAGTTCAAATTGAAAGAATTGTTCAAAGTTGACTCGGCATTCAATGTCGAGAGACTTTTGCAGTCAATGGGTATAGGTGTAGGGTATGAGTGGTCTTCAAGAAGACATCACTACCGCAAATTCATGTTGTTTCCAGCGTTTTTCTCCCTTGCAACATTAGATGAATGGTCGCAACACGTCAAGATGAGCGAAGAAAGGTCTGACGATGAAGCAGAGTTTTCTCCGTCATCAATTTCGGATGTGACATCAGGGGTTATACGTGCACGTGAAGATTTGGAGCATGTTGTTGCACGGGCTCTAAGGGCTCTTGGGTTCCAGGTCTGGGTTAATGTCCGGAAGGCTGCCAGGAGAGGTGCTGCTATAGAGGTTGATGTGTGGGCTGAGAAGCGCATTAGCGATACAAGGTTCAAGGTCTACGTGTCATGCAAGAACTGGAATAGAGATGTAGATAGGTCTGTTGTCGATGAAGAGTTTGGCAGGGTGTTCAACCTCCAAGAGGTTCCACATCTAAGAATACTTGTTGTCAAGTCCATGTCTAGACCGGCTAAAGAAGTGGCTGAGGCAGACGGATTCTTCGTAATCGAGGTAGGCGAGAAAGCCACGAGGTCAAACGCGGACGAAGTCTACAAACTAATATATAAAAGGTTATCCGATATCTTTACGAGTATAGCGCCGCCGCAACTCTTAGAGATAGCCAAGAGAGTCGGTGAAACAGCAAAGGAACTTAACAAAATAGCAAAAGAGCTAGCAAAACTATCGCAAAGTTACTGA
- a CDS encoding PaREP1 family protein yields MPKLRLTRWGYASGRVLEALLEALLALSFLDMGYTRNAAGKAFQAWKALTAAILALEKDRLEKLLSEKERKWLETKGVPWVPTSSLKPLSQLLEEKVGYKYFSFYTDKALDLHTYQYQGPDPERLLSKHASREEAATDTLLLLKVLIELIEEKVKPRLQQRNLWLPDHEKALQQLKQKLTPGKQQA; encoded by the coding sequence TTGCCGAAGCTTAGGCTGACCCGTTGGGGGTATGCTAGTGGCCGTGTGTTGGAGGCGCTTCTAGAAGCTCTTCTAGCATTGAGCTTTCTCGATATGGGCTACACTCGTAACGCTGCTGGCAAGGCATTCCAAGCCTGGAAGGCGTTGACGGCTGCAATACTGGCGTTGGAGAAGGACAGGTTGGAGAAGCTGCTATCCGAGAAGGAGAGGAAGTGGTTGGAGACGAAGGGTGTCCCTTGGGTGCCCACCAGCAGCCTCAAGCCCCTATCGCAGCTATTGGAGGAGAAGGTAGGCTACAAGTACTTCTCATTCTACACGGATAAGGCGCTAGACCTGCACACTTACCAGTACCAGGGGCCGGACCCGGAAAGACTACTATCGAAACATGCCAGCAGGGAGGAGGCTGCCACCGACACGTTACTGCTGCTAAAGGTGCTAATAGAACTCATAGAGGAGAAGGTCAAACCCAGACTCCAACAAAGGAATCTATGGCTACCAGACCATGAAAAGGCGTTACAGCAGCTGAAGCAAAAACTAACACCGGGAAAACAACAAGCCTAG
- a CDS encoding deoxyuridine 5'-triphosphate nucleotidohydrolase: MALSPTLLAQILGVPQESLDTSGLKLTLGEVYRYAGPATLTRNTRSLPKLERLEPRDGRYHLEPGAYLVRYSEPVKIPPGFIALAYPRSTLLRMGAVLHTAVWDPGYEGRGVTLLEVHNPHGITIEQGAHIAQLVYIPVIGLTRLYQGAYQHEGINTSPSGQKPDSITREMH; encoded by the coding sequence GTGGCCCTCTCACCCACACTATTAGCACAGATCCTCGGAGTGCCACAGGAGTCCCTCGACACGAGCGGCTTGAAACTCACACTCGGCGAGGTCTACCGGTACGCCGGGCCAGCAACCCTCACCAGGAACACCAGGAGCCTACCCAAGCTGGAGAGGCTGGAGCCCCGCGACGGCCGATATCACCTAGAGCCAGGAGCCTACCTCGTGAGGTACTCGGAGCCCGTGAAGATACCACCCGGTTTCATCGCACTAGCATACCCCCGCTCAACCCTCCTAAGGATGGGCGCCGTGCTACACACGGCAGTATGGGACCCGGGCTACGAGGGCAGAGGCGTAACCCTCCTAGAGGTGCACAACCCCCACGGCATCACCATAGAGCAGGGCGCGCACATAGCCCAACTGGTCTACATCCCCGTGATAGGCCTCACACGCCTATACCAAGGAGCCTATCAACACGAAGGCATCAACACCAGCCCGAGCGGACAGAAACCAGACAGCATAACCAGAGAAATGCACTAG
- a CDS encoding PfkB family carbohydrate kinase — protein MHPLFPGFEELLEAMRETASYGGGNILVRGVIRPGGNAGNTARVLAALGRRVVLGLVGSEQLASIARVMMPGVEVVRLGGWGECFSSIVEVEARERLVNLMFSDKGCLSAIGRDERIVERLEALIRERGFSAAAAVNIAAWGEPGSLSRLLNGLEILVLDTSDVRGRDPRRLLEALASYRASRLTILSMNENEAAYFSLHLGAGSPAETVERLAEFLGYTVCLHTPRFALCQPGDIRVDNMFYVDNPATSTGAGDAWNAGLLDALTRGLDLESAVLHAHRVASCYVAKGAPCTRSQLPG, from the coding sequence ATGCACCCGTTGTTCCCGGGGTTTGAGGAGCTGCTCGAGGCTATGAGGGAGACGGCGTCATACGGTGGCGGCAATATACTCGTGCGTGGGGTTATACGGCCTGGCGGGAACGCCGGGAATACCGCCAGGGTGCTGGCGGCGCTGGGTAGGCGTGTTGTGCTGGGGCTCGTGGGCTCCGAGCAACTGGCTAGCATAGCGCGCGTCATGATGCCGGGTGTTGAGGTTGTTAGGCTCGGGGGGTGGGGCGAGTGCTTCTCGTCCATAGTCGAGGTTGAAGCTAGGGAGAGACTCGTTAACCTCATGTTCTCGGATAAGGGGTGTTTGTCCGCGATAGGCCGCGACGAGAGGATAGTGGAGAGGCTGGAGGCGCTGATACGCGAGAGGGGGTTTAGCGCGGCAGCCGCCGTGAATATAGCCGCGTGGGGCGAGCCTGGCAGCCTCTCACGACTCCTCAATGGGCTTGAGATACTCGTGCTCGATACTAGTGATGTGAGAGGCCGCGACCCAAGGAGGCTCCTAGAGGCACTCGCATCCTACAGGGCCTCGAGGCTAACGATACTCTCCATGAACGAGAATGAGGCTGCATACTTCTCTCTGCACCTGGGCGCGGGGAGCCCCGCCGAGACTGTGGAGAGGCTAGCCGAGTTTCTCGGCTACACAGTGTGCCTGCACACGCCGAGGTTCGCTCTATGCCAGCCGGGCGACATACGCGTTGATAACATGTTCTACGTGGATAACCCTGCTACTAGCACCGGCGCGGGAGACGCGTGGAACGCGGGGCTTCTCGATGCGCTCACACGGGGGCTGGACCTCGAGAGCGCGGTGCTACACGCGCACCGCGTCGCATCCTGCTATGTCGCGAAGGGCGCGCCATGCACTAGGAGCCAGCTTCCAGGCTAA
- a CDS encoding malate dehydrogenase: MARLKIAVVGVGRLGQAVAFRVLQEPYVKELILVDIREDFVQGIAEEFRHYVAIASMHDVEVEAVSDASEVAGADIVIVTAGVPRKPGMSRRDLAGQNAKIMKTIAEAMSPRNPNAVFLIATNPVDAMTMVFKRYARVEKVYGFGTMLDTARFRSILARELGVEPSRVTGFFVGEHGESGFVAWSTVYVDGIHVDKWVKRKGKLLDKQAVEQKVHRVAAEVIAATGATMWGPAGAFIKVIRGFAIPEDHLLAFGVEMKFPEVEEPVILSVPTMVTRGYVKPLLELLNEEERKKLVESAKSILNVYKQALTALEEQKES; this comes from the coding sequence TTGGCCAGATTGAAGATTGCTGTTGTTGGCGTCGGCAGGCTTGGCCAGGCTGTAGCCTTCCGCGTGCTCCAGGAGCCTTACGTCAAGGAGCTCATACTTGTCGACATTCGTGAGGATTTCGTGCAGGGTATTGCTGAGGAGTTTAGGCACTACGTCGCTATCGCAAGCATGCACGATGTTGAGGTAGAGGCTGTTAGTGATGCTAGCGAGGTCGCTGGCGCCGACATCGTGATCGTGACTGCCGGTGTACCGAGGAAGCCAGGCATGAGCCGCCGTGACCTAGCCGGGCAGAACGCGAAGATCATGAAGACCATCGCTGAGGCCATGTCCCCTAGGAACCCGAACGCAGTCTTCCTCATCGCAACCAACCCTGTGGACGCCATGACCATGGTGTTCAAGAGGTACGCGAGAGTAGAGAAAGTCTATGGTTTCGGCACGATGCTAGACACCGCCAGGTTCCGCTCGATACTCGCGAGGGAGCTTGGCGTGGAGCCGAGTAGAGTCACCGGCTTCTTCGTAGGCGAGCATGGCGAGTCTGGCTTCGTGGCCTGGAGCACCGTGTACGTTGATGGCATACACGTTGACAAGTGGGTGAAGAGGAAGGGCAAGCTACTCGACAAGCAAGCCGTCGAGCAGAAGGTGCATAGGGTCGCCGCAGAGGTCATCGCGGCTACCGGCGCGACCATGTGGGGCCCCGCGGGCGCCTTCATCAAGGTCATAAGGGGCTTCGCAATACCAGAGGATCACCTGCTAGCCTTTGGCGTGGAGATGAAGTTCCCAGAGGTGGAGGAGCCTGTGATACTAAGCGTCCCGACGATGGTGACGAGGGGCTACGTCAAACCGCTGCTAGAGCTGCTGAACGAGGAGGAGAGGAAGAAGCTCGTCGAGTCAGCAAAGTCAATACTCAACGTCTATAAGCAGGCTCTCACGGCGCTCGAGGAGCAGAAGGAGAGCTAA
- a CDS encoding MFS transporter, translating to MEVNGFRIRMILPVVLISLLISVGFAAVNLIIPYYLLALKGLLTEPPDILARVETREVALEFGAMTSAFMLTRTLFALVSGGLSDHFGRKKLIVTGMAIYVLVSILYVFTASVEELILLRALQGVASALVWPVAETLLVDLVPPFYRARALSLYVISMQVGHVAGPLVGVAAYMASRMLIHGDVITLLRAPFAIVALFTIPGLILATTLPETIQRSETRNSLASAALSFTSVFREVGDRVRRSLAAIYTNSLINGFTMGIFVSVATLFIMDRITANPIHIGITFAVASLVGMTTAYPMAGRIDRLDAARKKTVLIAAAFTARTTWLLIAFSSNILELLAALILAQVSFNILMPLMRTIQVELVPQNLRGRVFGMQQAFFNAGMIVGPMVGAYLYRAWKDLVLLGGLLSGDQLVFIMAALLGYVGAAVLALYYEPVSSPSAPRAP from the coding sequence GTGGAGGTTAACGGGTTCAGGATACGCATGATACTGCCGGTTGTGCTCATCTCCCTGTTGATAAGTGTTGGCTTCGCGGCAGTCAACCTCATCATACCATACTACCTTCTTGCACTCAAAGGCCTCCTAACCGAGCCCCCCGATATACTCGCTCGCGTCGAAACCAGAGAGGTGGCGCTCGAGTTTGGAGCCATGACCTCAGCCTTCATGCTCACGAGGACACTCTTCGCGCTAGTGAGCGGCGGGCTAAGCGACCACTTTGGCCGCAAGAAGCTCATAGTCACTGGCATGGCCATCTACGTGCTCGTTAGTATACTCTATGTCTTCACGGCTAGCGTCGAGGAGCTCATACTGCTACGTGCCTTGCAAGGCGTCGCCTCCGCACTAGTATGGCCCGTCGCCGAGACCCTCCTAGTTGACCTCGTGCCTCCATTCTATCGTGCAAGGGCACTATCCCTCTACGTGATATCAATGCAGGTTGGACACGTAGCCGGCCCACTTGTGGGCGTAGCAGCCTACATGGCCTCGAGGATGCTGATACACGGTGATGTCATCACCCTGCTAAGGGCGCCCTTCGCCATAGTAGCGCTTTTCACCATACCCGGGTTGATACTCGCAACAACCCTCCCGGAGACAATCCAGCGCAGCGAGACCCGTAACAGCCTGGCATCGGCCGCGCTGAGCTTCACAAGCGTGTTTAGGGAGGTTGGGGATAGGGTTAGGAGGAGCCTAGCAGCCATATACACGAACAGCCTCATCAATGGCTTCACAATGGGTATCTTCGTCTCGGTGGCGACGCTCTTCATAATGGATAGGATCACGGCCAACCCCATCCACATAGGCATTACATTCGCGGTTGCAAGTCTAGTGGGGATGACGACGGCCTACCCTATGGCGGGGAGGATTGACAGGCTAGACGCTGCGAGGAAAAAGACGGTGCTAATAGCAGCGGCGTTCACCGCTAGGACAACGTGGCTACTCATAGCCTTCTCGAGCAACATACTAGAGCTGCTCGCCGCGCTTATACTCGCGCAGGTGAGTTTCAACATACTAATGCCGCTGATGCGCACTATACAGGTTGAACTAGTGCCGCAGAATCTACGAGGTAGGGTATTCGGCATGCAACAAGCATTCTTCAACGCGGGTATGATAGTAGGGCCCATGGTGGGCGCCTACCTGTACAGGGCGTGGAAAGACTTGGTGTTGCTCGGGGGCCTGCTGAGCGGCGACCAGCTAGTGTTCATAATGGCGGCGTTGCTCGGGTACGTGGGAGCGGCGGTACTGGCGTTGTACTATGAGCCTGTTAGCTCTCCTTCTGCTCCTCGAGCGCCGTGA
- a CDS encoding ATP/GTP-binding protein: MYFVVVVGPAGSGKSHLVAALADWMEANELDVTRLNLDPAVEWLPYNPDVDVRDYVNARKVMEDYQLGPNGALIASVDLVIKYVDKIREEVEATRANYVIVDTPGQMELFAFRDTGPMVLSKLIEGYRTVTVFLIDAVLASRPSSLASAVLLAYSVRFRLKLPQVNIVSKADLLTRDAMEEIERMLNEPDYFYERLLQDRIEPEQAEAFARLIESQAPSGASMETAVRFVSAVSGYGLDDLYAIIQQVLVAGEDFFTEEPNPRL; encoded by the coding sequence GTGTACTTCGTGGTGGTAGTGGGGCCCGCTGGGAGCGGCAAGTCGCACCTCGTAGCAGCGCTGGCAGACTGGATGGAGGCTAACGAGCTGGACGTCACCAGGCTTAACCTCGACCCGGCTGTCGAGTGGCTACCCTACAATCCGGACGTCGACGTCCGCGACTATGTGAACGCGAGGAAGGTGATGGAGGACTACCAGTTGGGCCCCAATGGCGCCCTCATAGCCTCCGTCGACCTCGTCATCAAGTACGTGGATAAGATTAGGGAGGAGGTGGAGGCCACCCGCGCCAACTACGTCATAGTCGACACGCCGGGCCAGATGGAACTCTTCGCCTTCCGCGATACCGGCCCAATGGTCCTCTCGAAGCTCATCGAAGGGTACCGCACAGTCACAGTCTTCCTCATAGACGCGGTTCTCGCGTCAAGACCGTCCAGCCTGGCGTCCGCCGTGCTACTAGCCTACTCGGTACGCTTCCGCCTCAAACTGCCACAGGTGAACATAGTCTCGAAGGCTGATCTGCTCACACGGGATGCGATGGAGGAGATCGAGAGGATGCTTAACGAGCCTGACTACTTCTACGAGAGGCTACTCCAGGACCGCATAGAACCTGAGCAAGCAGAGGCATTCGCGAGGCTCATAGAGTCGCAGGCGCCCAGCGGCGCCAGCATGGAGACGGCAGTGAGGTTCGTCTCGGCGGTCTCCGGTTACGGCCTAGACGACCTCTACGCGATTATACAGCAGGTGCTTGTTGCCGGCGAGGACTTCTTCACAGAGGAGCCCAACCCGAGGCTCTGA
- a CDS encoding MBL fold metallo-hydrolase — protein MLGAGGSSPPPGYAGPAILVDSGDARLLLDCGEGCLERLRALGYTPCEIDAVYITHAHVDHWSGLFPLAVGRIEEGCRHLKIYMHGEVAEELKTLLANLMPSKISVEVKPVTDGFRVESLDARLVPASHSKPTYAIGVYHDGSLKLLYTGDTRLEDNVVDALRRLGKPEVLVVEATLPSGREDAARESGHLTVSQALELGALLDAGLLIPVHLTPLSLRQLRAYRRMPRGVIVPVDGFTITV, from the coding sequence GTGCTGGGAGCGGGTGGGTCGAGCCCCCCGCCTGGCTACGCGGGGCCCGCGATCCTAGTCGATAGCGGCGACGCTAGGCTACTACTGGACTGTGGCGAGGGTTGCCTTGAGAGGCTCCGCGCCCTGGGCTACACTCCCTGCGAGATAGACGCGGTGTACATTACACACGCGCATGTGGACCACTGGTCTGGTCTCTTCCCTCTCGCTGTGGGGAGGATCGAGGAGGGGTGCCGCCACCTAAAGATATACATGCATGGCGAGGTGGCCGAGGAGCTTAAGACTCTACTAGCGAACCTCATGCCGTCCAAGATAAGCGTCGAGGTGAAACCCGTCACGGATGGGTTCCGGGTGGAGAGCCTGGATGCTAGGCTTGTCCCGGCCTCGCACTCGAAGCCCACCTACGCAATCGGAGTGTACCATGATGGTAGTCTTAAGCTCCTCTACACCGGAGACACTAGGCTCGAGGATAATGTGGTTGATGCGCTGAGGAGGCTCGGCAAGCCTGAGGTGCTGGTGGTGGAGGCTACCCTGCCTTCCGGTAGAGAGGATGCCGCGAGAGAATCGGGCCACCTGACTGTAAGCCAGGCTCTCGAGCTGGGCGCGTTGCTAGACGCAGGGCTGTTGATACCGGTGCATCTCACGCCGTTGAGCTTGAGGCAGCTTCGGGCTTACAGGAGGATGCCACGTGGCGTCATAGTCCCGGTTGACGGGTTTACCATCACTGTGTAA
- a CDS encoding nascent polypeptide-associated complex protein → MRFAVSPRELSKILRRMGVSVEANEVKASRVVIETEDGKRMVMEPEHVMILKIQGQYYMVEIIAPSIEEEKIEEVGEAEKPSLEIREEDVRLVAEQAGVSLEEARKALEETGGDIAAAILKLMERKG, encoded by the coding sequence TTGAGGTTCGCGGTTAGCCCTCGCGAGCTTAGCAAGATACTACGCAGGATGGGCGTCAGCGTAGAGGCTAACGAGGTTAAGGCTTCGAGGGTTGTGATAGAGACGGAGGACGGTAAACGCATGGTCATGGAGCCGGAGCACGTGATGATACTGAAGATACAGGGGCAGTACTACATGGTTGAGATAATCGCGCCTAGCATCGAGGAGGAGAAGATAGAGGAGGTGGGTGAAGCTGAGAAGCCGAGCCTAGAGATACGCGAGGAGGATGTGAGGCTTGTGGCTGAACAGGCGGGCGTCTCGCTCGAGGAGGCAAGAAAAGCCCTGGAGGAGACCGGTGGCGACATCGCCGCCGCTATACTCAAGCTCATGGAGAGGAAGGGCTGA